The following coding sequences are from one Osmia bicornis bicornis chromosome 2, iOsmBic2.1, whole genome shotgun sequence window:
- the LOC114878715 gene encoding ADP-ribosylation factor-like protein 8B-A yields MLALINRILDWFKSLFWKEEMELTLVGLQYSGKTTFVNVIASGQFSEDMIPTVGFNMRKITKGNVTIKVWDIGGQPRFRSMWERYCRGVNAIVYMVDAADAEKIEASRNELHNLLDKPQLSGIPVLVLGNKRDLPHALDENGLIERMNLSAIQDREICCYSISCKEKDNIDITLQWLIAHSRSGVR; encoded by the exons ATGTTGGCTCTCATCAATCGGATCCTGGACTGGTTTAAATCCCTCTTCTGGAAAGAGGAAATGGAACTTACTCTTGTCGGCTTGCAATACAGTGGAAAAACCACCTTCGTAAATGTTATAGCG tcaGGACAGTTTAGCGAGGATATGATTCCCACAGTTGGGTTTAACATGCGTAAAATTACAAAAGGCAATGTCACTATAAAGGTATGGGACATTGGAGGCCAACCAAGGTTTAGATCTATGTGGGAAAGATATTGCAGAGGAGTAAATGCAATAGTATATATGGTAGATGCAGCTGATGCTGAGAAAATAGAAGCAAGTCGCAATGAGTTACACAATTTGTTAGATAAACCACAGCTCTCTGGTATACCAGTGCTGGTTCTTGGCAACAAAAGGGATTTACCCCATGCTCTTGATGAGAATGGGCTTATAGAAAGAAT GAATCTATCAGCCATTCAAGACCGTGAAATCTGTTGCTATAGCATTTCATGCAAAGAAAAAGACAATATTGATATAACATTGCAGTGGCTTATAGCACATTCTAGAAGTGGTGTTCGCTAA
- the LOC114878714 gene encoding elongation of very long chain fatty acids protein AAEL008004-like isoform X2 has protein sequence MSIVMQYVDRLHEILDKHADQRTTNWFLMSSPFPTLFICLSYVYVVKVIGPKWMENRKPFQLKNALIAYNLFQMLFSAWLFYECLMGGWWGHYSFRCQPVDYSNNPTAVRMVHACWWYYFSKFTEFMDTIFFVLRKKNDHVSTLHVIHHGCMPMSVWFGVKFTPGGHSTFFGLLNTFVHIVMYTYYLLAAMGPRVQPYLWWKKYLTVFQMIQFVVVMIHAFQLLFINCNYPKAFVWLIGLHATMFFFLFNEFYQQSYLQRRKPLKKDQQNHHANGVSNGTIGNGISNTSSGRRDAADYYVKGDSLAASELNLRKSYTTTE, from the exons ATGTCGATTGTAATGCAGTACGTGGACCGGCTCCACGAGATACTCGACAAACATGCAG atcAAAGGACAACGAATTGGTTCCTGATGAGTTCACCGTTCCCAACGCTGTTCATCTGCCTAAGCTACGTATACGTAGTCAAAGTTATAGGCCCTAAATGGATGGAGAATAGGAAACCGTTTCAATTAAAGAACGCCTTGATAGCCTACAATCTATTCCAAATGTTGTTCTCCGCGTGGCTGTTCTATGAG TGCCTGATGGGAGGATGGTGGGGCCACTATAGTTTCCGTTGTCAACCAGTGGACTATAGCAACAATCCGACGGCGGTGAGG ATGGTGCACGCTTGTTGGTGGTATTACTTCTCCAAATTTACGGAATTCATGGACACG ATCTTCTTCGTACTGAGGAAGAAGAATGATCACGTGTCGACGTTACACGTTATTCATCATGGTTGCATGCCAATGTCAGTGTGGTTCGGCGTTAAATTCACACCTG GCGGTCACTCTACCTTCTTCGGGCTATTGAACACGTTTGTTCACATCGTGATGTACACGTACTATTTACTGGCCGCGATGGGCCCGAGGGTGCAACCTTACCTCTGGTGGAAGAAGTATCTGACCGTCTTCCAAATGATCCAATTCGTAGTCGTGATGATTCACGCGTTCCAATTGCTTTTCATCAATTGCAACTACCCGAAGGCGTTCGTTTGGTTGATCGGTCTTCACGCGACCAtgttcttcttccttttcaaCGAGTTCTACCAACAAAGTTACCTGCAAAGGAGGAAACCTTTGAAGAAAGACCAGCAGAATCATCACGCGAACGGTGTGTCGAACGGAACGATCGGCAACGGAATCAGCAATACCTCCTCGGGAAGAAGGGATGCGGCGGATTATTACGTAAAGGGCGACAGTTTGGCCGCGTCGGAACTGAATCTTCGAAAATCCTACACGACGACCGAGTGA
- the LOC114878714 gene encoding elongation of very long chain fatty acids protein AAEL008004-like isoform X3, giving the protein MSIVMQYVDRLHEILDKHADQRTTNWFLMSSPFPTLFICLSYVYVVKVIGPKWMENRKPFQLKNALIAYNLFQMLFSAWLFYECLMGGWWGHYSFRCQPVDYSNNPTAVRIGLSGWLTGDYSLRCQPVDYSDRPQTMRMVHACWWYYFSKFTEFMDTIFFVLRKKNDHVSTLHVIHHGCMPMSVWFGVKFTPGGHSTFFGLLNTFVHIVMYTYYLLAAMGPRVQPYLWWKKYLTVFQMIQFVVVMIHAFQLLFINCNYPKAFVWLIGLHATMFFFLFNEFYQQSYLQRRKPLKKDQQNHHANGVSNGTIGNGISNTSSGRRDAADYYVKGDSLAASELNLRKSYTTTE; this is encoded by the exons ATGTCGATTGTAATGCAGTACGTGGACCGGCTCCACGAGATACTCGACAAACATGCAG atcAAAGGACAACGAATTGGTTCCTGATGAGTTCACCGTTCCCAACGCTGTTCATCTGCCTAAGCTACGTATACGTAGTCAAAGTTATAGGCCCTAAATGGATGGAGAATAGGAAACCGTTTCAATTAAAGAACGCCTTGATAGCCTACAATCTATTCCAAATGTTGTTCTCCGCGTGGCTGTTCTATGAG TGCCTGATGGGAGGATGGTGGGGCCACTATAGTTTCCGTTGTCAACCAGTGGACTATAGCAACAATCCGACGGCGGTGAGG ATAGGATTATCCGGCTGGCTGACTGGCGACTATTCTCTAAGGTGTCAACCCGTAGACTACAGCGATCGACCCCAAACAATGAGG ATGGTGCACGCTTGTTGGTGGTATTACTTCTCCAAATTTACGGAATTCATGGACACG ATCTTCTTCGTACTGAGGAAGAAGAATGATCACGTGTCGACGTTACACGTTATTCATCATGGTTGCATGCCAATGTCAGTGTGGTTCGGCGTTAAATTCACACCTG GCGGTCACTCTACCTTCTTCGGGCTATTGAACACGTTTGTTCACATCGTGATGTACACGTACTATTTACTGGCCGCGATGGGCCCGAGGGTGCAACCTTACCTCTGGTGGAAGAAGTATCTGACCGTCTTCCAAATGATCCAATTCGTAGTCGTGATGATTCACGCGTTCCAATTGCTTTTCATCAATTGCAACTACCCGAAGGCGTTCGTTTGGTTGATCGGTCTTCACGCGACCAtgttcttcttccttttcaaCGAGTTCTACCAACAAAGTTACCTGCAAAGGAGGAAACCTTTGAAGAAAGACCAGCAGAATCATCACGCGAACGGTGTGTCGAACGGAACGATCGGCAACGGAATCAGCAATACCTCCTCGGGAAGAAGGGATGCGGCGGATTATTACGTAAAGGGCGACAGTTTGGCCGCGTCGGAACTGAATCTTCGAAAATCCTACACGACGACCGAGTGA
- the LOC114878714 gene encoding elongation of very long chain fatty acids protein AAEL008004-like isoform X1 yields the protein MSIVMQYVDRLHEILDKHADQRTTNWFLMSSPFPTLFICLSYVYVVKVIGPKWMENRKPFQLKNALIAYNLFQMLFSAWLFYEIGLSGWLTGDYSLRCQPVDYSDRPQTMRMVHACWWYYFSKFTEFMDTIFFVLRKKNDHVSTLHVIHHGCMPMSVWFGVKFTPGGHSTFFGLLNTFVHIVMYTYYLLAAMGPRVQPYLWWKKYLTVFQMIQFVVVMIHAFQLLFINCNYPKAFVWLIGLHATMFFFLFNEFYQQSYLQRRKPLKKDQQNHHANGVSNGTIGNGISNTSSGRRDAADYYVKGDSLAASELNLRKSYTTTE from the exons ATGTCGATTGTAATGCAGTACGTGGACCGGCTCCACGAGATACTCGACAAACATGCAG atcAAAGGACAACGAATTGGTTCCTGATGAGTTCACCGTTCCCAACGCTGTTCATCTGCCTAAGCTACGTATACGTAGTCAAAGTTATAGGCCCTAAATGGATGGAGAATAGGAAACCGTTTCAATTAAAGAACGCCTTGATAGCCTACAATCTATTCCAAATGTTGTTCTCCGCGTGGCTGTTCTATGAG ATAGGATTATCCGGCTGGCTGACTGGCGACTATTCTCTAAGGTGTCAACCCGTAGACTACAGCGATCGACCCCAAACAATGAGG ATGGTGCACGCTTGTTGGTGGTATTACTTCTCCAAATTTACGGAATTCATGGACACG ATCTTCTTCGTACTGAGGAAGAAGAATGATCACGTGTCGACGTTACACGTTATTCATCATGGTTGCATGCCAATGTCAGTGTGGTTCGGCGTTAAATTCACACCTG GCGGTCACTCTACCTTCTTCGGGCTATTGAACACGTTTGTTCACATCGTGATGTACACGTACTATTTACTGGCCGCGATGGGCCCGAGGGTGCAACCTTACCTCTGGTGGAAGAAGTATCTGACCGTCTTCCAAATGATCCAATTCGTAGTCGTGATGATTCACGCGTTCCAATTGCTTTTCATCAATTGCAACTACCCGAAGGCGTTCGTTTGGTTGATCGGTCTTCACGCGACCAtgttcttcttccttttcaaCGAGTTCTACCAACAAAGTTACCTGCAAAGGAGGAAACCTTTGAAGAAAGACCAGCAGAATCATCACGCGAACGGTGTGTCGAACGGAACGATCGGCAACGGAATCAGCAATACCTCCTCGGGAAGAAGGGATGCGGCGGATTATTACGTAAAGGGCGACAGTTTGGCCGCGTCGGAACTGAATCTTCGAAAATCCTACACGACGACCGAGTGA